One region of Macadamia integrifolia cultivar HAES 741 chromosome 11, SCU_Mint_v3, whole genome shotgun sequence genomic DNA includes:
- the LOC122094363 gene encoding transcription factor E2FA isoform X2 gives MANFFGFSANMLKKKFLRSYSVSFKPSKRKNEAEDIEAESSEWTTSPGYTEVVNSPIRTPGSGKGGKIYNKSKVSKQSRAGPQTPASNAGSPGNTLTPVGTCRYDSSLGLLTKKFINLIKRAEDGILDLNKAADTLEVQKRRIYDITNVLEGIGLIEKKLKNRIRWKGLDVSRPGEVDDDVSILQAEVGNLSLEERRLDDRIREMQERLRDLSEDENNQKWLFVTEEDIKGLPCFQNETLIAIKAPHGTTLEVPDPDEAVDYPQRRYRIVLRSTMGPIDVYLVSQFEEKFEELNGVEAPPSIPIASSSGSNENTVATMVTEESRGKEIEVQGQDDHRMCSDLNASQDLVGGIMKIVPSDVDSDADYWLLSDAGVSITDMWRTEPGVEWGDVDADFVMADLSTPQPQTPPSGIVEVPSNGTSNQR, from the exons ATGGCCAACTTCTTTGGCTTTTCTGCAAATATgctaaagaaaaaatttctacGGTCTTACAGTGTGAGCTTTAAG CCTTCAAAGCGGAAGAATGAAGCAGAAGACATTGAAGCTGAGTCTAGTGAGTGGACTACCAGTCCTGGATACACTGAAGTGGTCAACAGCCCCATTCGCACACCTGGATCAGGAAAAGGGGGCAAGATATATAACAAGTCAAAAGTCTCAAAGCAAAGTAGAGCTGGGCCTCAAACTCCTGCATCAAATGCcg GTTCCCCTGGCAATACTCTTACCCCAGTTGGTACTTGTCGCTATGACAGCTCTTTAG GTCTCTTGACAAAGAAGTTTATCAATTTGATAAAACGTGCAGAAGATGGGATTCTTGATCTAAACAAAGCAGCTGACACCTTGGAG GTACAAAAAAGGAGGATATATGACATTACAAATGTCTTGGAAGGAATTGGGCTTATAGAGAAGAAGCTAAAGAACAGAATACGTTGGAA GGGACTTGATGTCTCAAGACCGGGGGaagttgatgatgatgtttctatTTTACAG GCAGAAGTTGGAAACCTTTCCTTGGAGGAGCGCAGATTAGATGATCGAATAAG AGAAATGCAAGAAAGATTGAGAGACCTCAGTGAGGACGAAAACAATCAAAA GTGGCTTTTTGTAACCGAGGAAGACATCAAAGGCCTGCCCTGCTTCCAG AATGAGACCTTGATAGCAATTAAAGCTCCACATGGAACTACTTTGGAAGTCCCTGATCCTGATGAG GCAGTTGATTATCCCCAAAGGAGATATAGAATTGTACTTAGAAGCACAATGGGTCCTATCGATGTTTACCTTGTTAG tcAATTTGAAGAGAAGTTTGAGGAGTTGAATGGTGTGGAGGCACCTCCAAGCATTCCAATTGCATCAAGTTCAGGATCCAATGAGAATACTGTAGCAACAATGGTCACTGAAGAGAGCAGAGGAAAAGAAATAGAGGTGCAGGGACAAGATGATCATAGGATGTGCTCAGATCTGAATGCCTCACAAGACTTGGTGGGTGGTATCATGAAGATTGTACCCTCAGATGTTGAT aGCGATGCAGATTACTGGCTTCTATCAGATGCTGGAGTTAGCATCACAGACATGTGGAGGACTGAGC CTGGTGTAGAATGGGGTGATGTGGATGCTGATTTCGTGATGGCTGATCTCAGCACACCACAGCCACAAACTCCTCCTTCAGGTATTGTAGAAGTACCATCTAATGGTACATCCAATCAGAGGTGA
- the LOC122093350 gene encoding uncharacterized protein LOC122093350, giving the protein MPPPAALMGTTTMREPVRRRRNSIASSVIPAKLNLSSDETLNFPIVNGGSKVSHAVDDLELISLRTRTNYTSLKDLLPSSPAAGIQSPRAVPGVESGYEICIRNRLVKQAAWAYLQPKSVTPGSSGRHFFQRIWDRFQFLREYLRNSVNACFEFLNQYVVSKIARVFDRLLGLIWVGRNKER; this is encoded by the coding sequence ATGCCTCCTCCTGCAGCTTTAATGGGGACGACGACTATGCGGGAACCAGTTCGCCGACGGAGAAACTCTATTGCTTCTTCTGTAATTCCTGCAAAGCTCAATCTTTCTTCTGATGAGACCTTGAACTTCCCTATCGTTAACGGTGGAAGTAAAGTCTCACATGCCGTTGACGATCTCGAGCTTATATCATTAAGGACGCGGACGAATTACACGTCTTTGAAGGATCTCTTGCCATCATCGCCCGCCGCTGGTATCCAGTCTCCTAGGGCTGTTCCAGGTGTTGAGTCTGGGTATGAGATCTGCATCAGAAATCGACTTGTTAAGCAAGCGGCTTGGGCTTATTTACAACCCAAGTCTGTGACGCCGGGCTCCTCTGGTCGACATTTCTTTCAAAGGATTTGGGACAGATTCCAATTCCTAAGGGAATACTTGAGGAATTCGGTCAATGCCTGCTTTGAGTTCTTGAATCAATACGTTGTTTCCAAGATTGCTCGTGTGTTTGATCGGTTGCTCGGATTGATTTGGGTTGGGAGGAACAAGGAACGGTAG
- the LOC122094363 gene encoding transcription factor E2FA isoform X1, with the protein MSGARGPNRSAQPSGQILQQQQQPLKRHLPFSSTKPPFVPDDYHRFSSENRNGVPDEEAEAIVVKSTPSKRKNEAEDIEAESSEWTTSPGYTEVVNSPIRTPGSGKGGKIYNKSKVSKQSRAGPQTPASNAGSPGNTLTPVGTCRYDSSLGLLTKKFINLIKRAEDGILDLNKAADTLEVQKRRIYDITNVLEGIGLIEKKLKNRIRWKGLDVSRPGEVDDDVSILQAEVGNLSLEERRLDDRIREMQERLRDLSEDENNQKWLFVTEEDIKGLPCFQNETLIAIKAPHGTTLEVPDPDEAVDYPQRRYRIVLRSTMGPIDVYLVSQFEEKFEELNGVEAPPSIPIASSSGSNENTVATMVTEESRGKEIEVQGQDDHRMCSDLNASQDLVGGIMKIVPSDVDSDADYWLLSDAGVSITDMWRTEPGVEWGDVDADFVMADLSTPQPQTPPSGIVEVPSNGTSNQR; encoded by the exons ATGTCGGGCGCCCGAGGTCCCAATCGTTCGGCGCAGCCGTCGGGGCAGATCCTCCAGCAACAGCAGCAACCTTTGAAGCGTCACCTTCCTTTCTCGTCTACGAAGCCGCCGTTCGTACCCGATGATTACCACAGGTTCTCCTCGGAGAACCGCAACGGGGTTCCCGATGAGGAAGCTGAAGCTATCGTCGTTAAATCTACT CCTTCAAAGCGGAAGAATGAAGCAGAAGACATTGAAGCTGAGTCTAGTGAGTGGACTACCAGTCCTGGATACACTGAAGTGGTCAACAGCCCCATTCGCACACCTGGATCAGGAAAAGGGGGCAAGATATATAACAAGTCAAAAGTCTCAAAGCAAAGTAGAGCTGGGCCTCAAACTCCTGCATCAAATGCcg GTTCCCCTGGCAATACTCTTACCCCAGTTGGTACTTGTCGCTATGACAGCTCTTTAG GTCTCTTGACAAAGAAGTTTATCAATTTGATAAAACGTGCAGAAGATGGGATTCTTGATCTAAACAAAGCAGCTGACACCTTGGAG GTACAAAAAAGGAGGATATATGACATTACAAATGTCTTGGAAGGAATTGGGCTTATAGAGAAGAAGCTAAAGAACAGAATACGTTGGAA GGGACTTGATGTCTCAAGACCGGGGGaagttgatgatgatgtttctatTTTACAG GCAGAAGTTGGAAACCTTTCCTTGGAGGAGCGCAGATTAGATGATCGAATAAG AGAAATGCAAGAAAGATTGAGAGACCTCAGTGAGGACGAAAACAATCAAAA GTGGCTTTTTGTAACCGAGGAAGACATCAAAGGCCTGCCCTGCTTCCAG AATGAGACCTTGATAGCAATTAAAGCTCCACATGGAACTACTTTGGAAGTCCCTGATCCTGATGAG GCAGTTGATTATCCCCAAAGGAGATATAGAATTGTACTTAGAAGCACAATGGGTCCTATCGATGTTTACCTTGTTAG tcAATTTGAAGAGAAGTTTGAGGAGTTGAATGGTGTGGAGGCACCTCCAAGCATTCCAATTGCATCAAGTTCAGGATCCAATGAGAATACTGTAGCAACAATGGTCACTGAAGAGAGCAGAGGAAAAGAAATAGAGGTGCAGGGACAAGATGATCATAGGATGTGCTCAGATCTGAATGCCTCACAAGACTTGGTGGGTGGTATCATGAAGATTGTACCCTCAGATGTTGAT aGCGATGCAGATTACTGGCTTCTATCAGATGCTGGAGTTAGCATCACAGACATGTGGAGGACTGAGC CTGGTGTAGAATGGGGTGATGTGGATGCTGATTTCGTGATGGCTGATCTCAGCACACCACAGCCACAAACTCCTCCTTCAGGTATTGTAGAAGTACCATCTAATGGTACATCCAATCAGAGGTGA
- the LOC122094146 gene encoding transcription repressor OFP8-like: MTEHRGRDKQPNSLSLSLFLSLAMSSSSKSNRKKNIIRNTVVVKIGCGCRRPKLADVFRPRPKAKTPSSHHHQKPNVHASSSTTTSSYDDETTTTTTNTITNTTASFSHYLDSTTPPTHSEAEQEAAHYDTKPTTNFSDDSNMVKGFGRISESVAVVKDSDDPYLDFRQSMLQMILEKEIYSREDLRDLLDCFLQLNSPYHHEIIVRAFSEIWNGIFSIKTTPVSSSSSHGTLPSETTGKITSEF; encoded by the coding sequence ATGACAGAGCACAGAGGCAGAGACAAACaacccaactctctctctctttctctctttctctctctggcAATGTCTTCCTCTTCCAAATCCAACAGGAAAAAGAATATCATTCGGAACACAGTAGTAGTGAAGATAGGGTGTGGCTGTCGGAGGCCAAAGCTCGCTGATGtgttcaggccaaggcctaaGGCTAAAACACCTTCTTCTCATCATCACCAGAAACCCAATGTCCATGCTtcttcctccaccaccacctcctcctacGACGAtgaaaccaccaccaccactaccaatACCATTACCAATACCACCGCCTCCTTCTCTCACTATCTCGACAGTACTACACCTCCCACCCATTCAGAAGCAGAACAAGAAGCAGCCCATTACGATACAAAACCTACAACGAATTTCTCAGATGACTCAAATATGGTTAAAGGGTTCGGGCGAATCAGTGAGAGTGTGGCTGTGGTGAAGGATTCCGACGATCCCTATCTCGATTTCCGGCAATCGATGCTTCAGATGATTTTAGAGAAAGAGATTTACAGTAGAGAGGATTTGAGGGATCTTCTCGATTGTTTCTTGCAGTTGAATTCTCCATATCACCATGAGATCATCGTCCGAGCTTTCTCAGAGATCTGGAATGGGATCTTCTCTATTAAGACGACACCGGTTTCATCAAGTTCATCCCATGGTACTCTGCCCTCGGAAACCACGGGCAAAATCACATCTGAGTTCTAG
- the LOC122093349 gene encoding putative HVA22-like protein g, producing MLGDFINRSLVMLFGYAFPAFECYKTVEKNRVEIDQLRFWCQYWIIVALLTVLERIGDVFVSWLPMYGETKVVFLLYLWYPKTKGTSFVYETFFRPYVARHETDIERKFQELRVRAWDLATFHWQNTADFGQTTFFQLLQYFASQSSKASSKAEGLRSQMIEQQPFNSATSPRARQPQQRKATQQSSKKWPWSPSAPPLSSMKRLETQPPKFDIVQEQLPSEISLLATMMDTDTTISASDDRTDPPAQIRTRRSQARPHQ from the exons ATGTTGGGAGATTTCATAAATAGAAGTCTTGT GATGCTTTTCGGATATGCATTTCCTGCGTTTGAGTGCTACAAAACTGTCGAGAAGAACAGAGTCGAAATTGATCAACTCCGGTTTTGGTGTCAATATTG GATCATTGTTGCACTATTGACAGTACTCGAAAGGATCGGGGATGTTTTCGTCTCATG GTTACCCATGTATGGTGAAACGAAGGTGGTCTTCCTCCTCTACTTATGGTACCCAAAAACAAAG GGAACAAGCTTTGTTTATGAAACATTCTTTCGGCCATATGTTGCAAGGCATGAGACAGACATCGAAAGGAAGTTTCAGGAACTGAGAGTTCGAGCCTGGGATTTAGCAACTTTTCATTGGCAGAACACCGCCGATTTTGGGCAGACCACATTCTTCCAACTTCTCCAGTATTTCGCTTCTCAATCTTCAAAGGCATCTTCAAAGGCTGAAGGCCTCCGCTCTCAG ATGATCGAGCAGCAACCTTTCAATTCAGCAACTTCTCCAAGGGCAAGACAGCCACAACAGAGGAAGGCCACTCAGCAGTCAAGTAAGAAGTGGCCGTGGTCACCCTCAGCACCACCATTGTCGTCGATGAAACGATTGGAGACCCAACCACCAAAATTTGATATTGTCCAAGAGCAACTACCCAGTGAAATATCATTACTAGCTACTATGATGGATACAGATACAACAATATCGGCATCCGATGATAGAACAGATCCTCCTGCCCAGATCAGAACACGGCGTTCCCAAGCCCGTCCACACCAATGA